In Paenibacillus sp. G2S3, a single window of DNA contains:
- a CDS encoding DUF6081 family protein has product MEKKDKELMKEEQNVKGNQMVLGDFHSILEEGKVWKTGGFTLPDGSFWAYREPEAVVIVRNDTLYVRAKLSRENHQVQILDNAKHMYYSAEPVVIPEAGEISFELQIRSRTQGTAPGDLYDGYVSLNLLDFTTGAALDFFAGNDKYASVYGILPFPGVQVPESKGTKYFCIFKEDTDFKPREFNTYRITYHRGNDEAIFYLNGKEVRREKNIPIKFNNFTVALGIMTEKDLSPEGSVSVHGQTVIAEWSPVKITTTEQ; this is encoded by the coding sequence ATGGAAAAGAAGGACAAGGAATTGATGAAGGAAGAACAAAACGTTAAAGGCAACCAAATGGTGCTCGGAGATTTCCACTCTATTTTAGAAGAAGGAAAGGTTTGGAAGACAGGTGGATTTACATTGCCTGATGGATCCTTCTGGGCTTATCGTGAACCGGAAGCGGTAGTTATCGTTCGTAATGATACCTTGTATGTGCGCGCGAAATTATCTCGTGAGAACCATCAAGTACAAATTCTAGACAATGCTAAGCATATGTATTACTCCGCGGAGCCAGTGGTAATTCCTGAGGCCGGAGAGATTAGCTTTGAGCTGCAAATTCGTAGCCGTACACAAGGAACAGCACCTGGAGATTTGTACGATGGTTATGTATCGCTGAACTTGCTTGATTTTACGACAGGTGCGGCGCTAGACTTTTTTGCGGGAAATGATAAATATGCTAGCGTGTATGGTATTTTGCCGTTCCCAGGGGTACAAGTACCGGAGAGCAAAGGAACGAAATATTTTTGCATCTTTAAAGAAGATACGGATTTCAAACCACGTGAATTTAATACCTACCGCATTACGTACCACCGTGGCAACGATGAGGCTATATTTTATTTGAATGGTAAAGAAGTACGCCGGGAGAAAAATATTCCGATCAAATTCAACAACTTTACAGTAGCGCTCGGAATTATGACAGAGAAGGATCTGAGTCCTGAAGGCAGCGTGTCTGTGCATGGACAAACGGTTATTGCAGAATGGTCCCCAGTGAAGATTACAACGACTGAACAGTAA
- a CDS encoding prenyltransferase has product MNKWTLFTKATRFWSFSVMLIPIVLGTVGAYVWERSFHPVLFILTLIGAISAHLFSNMVNDLWDFRNGTDTEAKNSAGEISTNSGLLTGGILSESFYAKMTWSMLAIALICGGILSIYSGWNILWFVLVGALIAYFYVAPPLRYGYRGKGYSEMAIFIAFGIMPVLGSFFVQTGHFSMKPVILSLPVGFLTTLLLFNHHFLHWKADEQAGKLTLVVVWGEQKALVFSRVLLFTGYASVVICVLMGVLPVYALLALVTAFWPIRIYRGLKPHNASPAYIPLMGASQKASVRCGVVMAAALLIQGLF; this is encoded by the coding sequence GTGAACAAATGGACATTATTTACGAAGGCGACCCGGTTTTGGAGTTTTTCTGTTATGCTCATCCCGATTGTTTTAGGTACAGTTGGGGCATATGTATGGGAAAGGTCATTCCATCCGGTCTTATTTATTCTAACCTTAATAGGGGCGATTTCCGCGCATCTATTCTCCAATATGGTGAATGATCTTTGGGATTTTCGTAACGGAACAGATACAGAGGCGAAAAATTCCGCTGGTGAAATCAGCACAAACTCCGGGCTACTTACAGGTGGGATTCTCTCGGAGTCTTTTTATGCAAAGATGACCTGGAGTATGTTGGCGATTGCCCTCATCTGCGGTGGAATTCTAAGTATATATAGCGGTTGGAATATCCTCTGGTTTGTACTTGTCGGTGCTTTAATCGCTTATTTCTATGTAGCCCCACCACTGCGTTATGGATATCGCGGCAAGGGATACAGTGAGATGGCTATCTTTATAGCTTTTGGGATTATGCCTGTGTTAGGCTCCTTTTTCGTACAAACGGGTCATTTTAGCATGAAGCCTGTCATTCTTTCGTTGCCGGTTGGATTCCTGACTACATTACTGTTGTTTAATCATCATTTCCTACATTGGAAAGCGGATGAGCAGGCTGGAAAACTTACACTTGTTGTAGTGTGGGGTGAGCAAAAAGCACTTGTATTCTCGCGTGTGCTCCTCTTCACCGGTTATGCATCTGTGGTGATCTGTGTGCTGATGGGTGTGCTTCCAGTTTATGCACTGTTGGCGCTAGTTACAGCCTTCTGGCCGATTCGTATTTATCGTGGACTGAAGCCGCATAATGCTTCGCCAGCTTATATCCCGCTCATGGGTGCTTCACAAAAAGCCTCCGTTCGTTGCGGAGTAGTGATGGCTGCAGCATTACTAATTCAAGGATTATTCTGA
- a CDS encoding GPR1/FUN34/YaaH family transporter has protein sequence MSAQSPNTQSVKIVTADPSAIGLFGLAIVTLVASSQKLEFTTGLSYVIPWAIFLGAFAQLFAAIQDAKHNNTFGMTAFGAYAFFWFGMASSWLIKLGVFGPTLAEAVDPKQLGFVFLGYLIFTIFMTIGAVEANRVLLIIFVLIDFLFIGLTFDSFGIAPEFFHKLAACAELGIGIVSLYGCGASVLNAHFGRTFLPIGAPLGIFKK, from the coding sequence ATGTCAGCGCAATCCCCTAACACCCAATCTGTTAAAATCGTCACCGCAGACCCTAGCGCCATCGGGCTATTCGGACTGGCGATTGTCACATTGGTTGCTTCTTCACAGAAGCTTGAGTTTACAACAGGACTTAGCTACGTCATTCCTTGGGCTATCTTCCTGGGAGCATTCGCTCAACTATTCGCCGCAATTCAAGATGCTAAGCACAACAACACTTTTGGTATGACCGCTTTTGGCGCCTACGCTTTCTTTTGGTTCGGCATGGCTAGCAGCTGGCTGATCAAGCTCGGCGTATTCGGCCCAACGCTCGCAGAGGCTGTAGATCCTAAGCAGCTCGGATTTGTATTTCTGGGTTACTTGATCTTTACAATCTTTATGACCATTGGCGCGGTTGAGGCTAATAGAGTTTTGCTTATCATTTTTGTATTGATAGATTTCCTCTTTATTGGACTAACCTTCGATTCCTTTGGTATCGCTCCAGAATTCTTCCATAAGCTTGCTGCTTGTGCCGAACTTGGAATTGGTATCGTGTCCTTATACGGATGTGGCGCTTCTGTGCTAAATGCTCATTTCGGACGCACTTTCTTACCGATTGGTGCTCCGCTAGGTATCTTCAAGAAATAG